The following are from one region of the Aquirufa lenticrescens genome:
- a CDS encoding alpha-ketoglutarate-dependent dioxygenase AlkB family protein, whose translation MELFDFPADPSINLLPGDGIVHYYGKLMSSTEAAEMAQALLDRIEWRNDEAVIYGKRIITKRKVAWYGDQPFSYTYSNTTKTALPWTPELQALKSLAEKHSGETYNSCLLNLYHDGSEGMAWHSDGEKDLRKNGAIGSLSFGAERKFCFKHKQSGEKIDVFLEAGSLLVMKGETQTHWLHRLPPTTKVHQPRINLTFRTIVTTSAT comes from the coding sequence ATGGAACTATTCGATTTTCCTGCGGACCCTTCTATAAACCTGCTTCCAGGCGACGGAATCGTTCATTATTATGGAAAATTGATGTCTTCTACGGAAGCAGCTGAAATGGCACAGGCCTTATTAGATCGCATTGAATGGCGCAACGATGAGGCGGTCATTTATGGCAAACGCATCATCACGAAACGCAAAGTGGCTTGGTACGGAGACCAGCCTTTTTCGTACACCTACAGCAATACCACGAAGACGGCCTTGCCTTGGACACCTGAATTGCAAGCCTTAAAATCCCTCGCGGAAAAGCACTCCGGCGAAACCTATAATTCCTGCCTTTTGAACTTATACCACGACGGCTCCGAAGGAATGGCCTGGCACAGTGATGGCGAAAAAGATTTGCGGAAAAATGGGGCAATTGGCTCGCTTAGTTTTGGCGCAGAAAGAAAATTCTGTTTCAAGCACAAGCAGTCCGGCGAAAAAATAGACGTGTTTCTAGAAGCTGGAAGCCTTTTAGTCATGAAAGGCGAAACCCAAACCCACTGGCTGCATCGTCTGCCGCCCACCACGAAAGTGCATCAGCCCAGAATCAACCTGACCTTTAGAACAATTGTCACCACGAGCGCGACGTAG
- a CDS encoding glycoside hydrolase family 97 protein — translation MNKTLLLLLLSVSLFAQKSFKIASPTDQISIQVSQGADRALKYQVFYKAKEVIAASDLGLTLKKPALELRKFQILGVDSTIVDGTWKPVWGEVKEIRNNYKELTLHLKESGVLMDVIFRVFDDGIGFRYFFPSQDNFKHFIVDNEWSSFTMTGDHNAFWIPGDYDTNEYTYQRTKISEIDALAAAAKEKDIAVTSLMGKNFVQTPLMLKSTDGMYVNVHEAALVNYPAMHLKLEGLEFTSALVPDAVGNKAYAQTPFNTPWRTVVISNKAEQILASKLILNLNEPSKIKDSTWIKPQKFMGMWWEMHVGKANWPLAGGKHGANTENVKRYIDFAGKHGFDGVLVEGWNTGWEDWFGNWKEEVFDFVTPYADYQIDTLTKYAASKGLKLIMHHETSSSVTNYERRMDAAYQFMVDKGINTVKTGYVGKIIPRGEHHDSQWMVNHYNRVAEKAAQYHLMVDSHESVHPTGLHRTYPNWMAAEAARGSEFNNAPTLGINAEHTTILPFTRLMGGPMDYTPGLFHMNLNQFDSTRTTKVRSTLAKQLALYVTIYSPLQMAADLPENYEPKLDAFQFIKDVAVDWDDTKIITAEPGEFVTIARKAKNKDTWFIGSITNATARNMSFDLDFLDPDKTYEALLYRDADDADFEKNPEAYVVEKRLVTAKSKMTFRLQRGGGCAISLRRLN, via the coding sequence ATGAACAAAACCCTTCTTCTCCTGCTTTTGAGCGTCTCTTTATTCGCCCAAAAATCGTTTAAGATAGCTTCGCCTACAGATCAAATTTCGATTCAAGTATCGCAAGGTGCAGACAGAGCCCTTAAATACCAGGTTTTTTATAAAGCCAAAGAAGTAATAGCAGCCTCCGACTTAGGTCTAACCCTGAAAAAGCCGGCATTAGAATTACGTAAATTCCAAATCCTAGGCGTGGATTCTACCATCGTGGACGGCACCTGGAAACCGGTGTGGGGCGAGGTAAAGGAGATCAGAAATAACTACAAGGAATTGACCCTGCATTTGAAGGAATCTGGGGTGTTAATGGACGTGATTTTCCGCGTTTTTGATGATGGAATCGGCTTCCGTTATTTCTTCCCTTCGCAAGACAATTTCAAACATTTTATCGTCGATAACGAGTGGTCTTCTTTCACGATGACGGGCGACCACAATGCCTTCTGGATTCCGGGAGATTACGATACGAATGAATATACCTACCAAAGAACTAAAATCTCCGAAATCGATGCTCTAGCCGCAGCGGCAAAGGAAAAAGACATCGCGGTGACGTCTTTAATGGGCAAAAACTTCGTCCAAACTCCCCTGATGTTAAAGTCCACGGACGGCATGTATGTGAATGTGCACGAGGCGGCATTAGTGAATTACCCGGCGATGCATTTGAAACTGGAGGGACTCGAATTTACATCCGCTTTAGTGCCTGATGCGGTGGGAAATAAGGCCTACGCACAGACGCCATTTAACACCCCGTGGAGAACGGTGGTGATCTCGAATAAGGCGGAACAGATTTTGGCCTCTAAACTAATCTTGAACCTAAACGAGCCCTCAAAAATCAAGGATTCCACCTGGATCAAGCCCCAAAAATTCATGGGCATGTGGTGGGAAATGCACGTGGGTAAAGCAAACTGGCCTTTGGCTGGTGGCAAACACGGCGCAAATACGGAGAACGTGAAACGCTACATCGACTTTGCGGGCAAGCACGGATTCGACGGTGTCTTAGTGGAAGGCTGGAACACGGGCTGGGAAGATTGGTTCGGAAACTGGAAGGAAGAAGTATTCGATTTTGTGACACCTTACGCGGATTACCAAATCGACACCCTCACAAAATATGCCGCATCTAAAGGCTTGAAGCTAATTATGCACCACGAAACCTCGAGTTCGGTGACGAATTACGAGCGCCGAATGGACGCAGCCTACCAATTTATGGTGGACAAAGGAATCAACACCGTTAAGACGGGTTATGTAGGTAAAATCATCCCGCGCGGCGAGCACCACGACAGCCAATGGATGGTGAACCACTACAACCGCGTCGCTGAGAAAGCCGCGCAGTACCACCTGATGGTCGATTCACACGAGTCCGTTCACCCGACGGGCTTGCATCGTACCTATCCGAACTGGATGGCCGCAGAAGCCGCCCGTGGATCGGAATTTAACAACGCGCCTACGCTTGGAATTAACGCAGAACACACGACTATTCTACCATTCACCCGCTTGATGGGTGGCCCGATGGATTATACGCCGGGACTTTTCCACATGAACTTGAATCAATTCGATTCGACGCGGACGACGAAAGTACGCTCTACGTTGGCCAAACAATTAGCCCTCTACGTCACCATCTACAGCCCATTACAAATGGCGGCAGATTTGCCAGAAAATTACGAGCCTAAACTAGACGCCTTCCAATTCATCAAGGACGTCGCGGTGGACTGGGACGATACGAAAATCATCACCGCAGAACCGGGCGAATTCGTAACAATTGCGCGTAAGGCAAAAAACAAAGACACCTGGTTCATCGGTTCGATCACGAACGCGACGGCCAGAAATATGTCTTTCGATTTAGACTTTTTAGATCCAGATAAAACCTACGAAGCGTTGCTCTACCGCGACGCAGATGACGCCGATTTTGAGAAGAATCCAGAAGCCTACGTAGTCGAAAAACGCCTTGTAACCGCGAAGTCAAAAATGACTTTCCGTTTGCAACGCGGAGGCGGCTGCGCCATCAGTCTTAGACGTCTGAACTAA
- a CDS encoding alpha/beta hydrolase, with the protein MKKLFLFLALSTTLFAQEKIDLGTLKGGGYQVLMPKNWNKKLVMYAHGYQFMGTPAASANAGLDKRLQVILDRGFAIAASDYPIQGFALPEGVDATEELRQAFIKKMGQPDSTFMMGHSMGGGITFATLENFGQHYNGGLPLCPLSSRPYLQCRKEYDMYATMNGLFPGIVPSLKDIFDVNSSVGFVSFATAGKRMGEIKKALLQKDSVLAVAFAKRFDLKFDDLPGALFFNQNVLRDIALKLKGNPFDNTETLYTGFPDNLKVNAVAERLPATKDQAELFARYDRTGKIDKPVLLMHTIYDQLIPVSYAVTNIENMIHAQGRDQYFAVKYTNGQAHCQFTDAQTAKAFDAMRAFVKTGKKPAIEFLP; encoded by the coding sequence ATGAAAAAACTATTCCTCTTCCTCGCACTCAGCACCACCCTTTTCGCCCAAGAAAAAATTGATTTAGGCACCCTGAAAGGGGGCGGATATCAGGTTTTGATGCCTAAAAATTGGAACAAAAAACTCGTGATGTATGCCCATGGTTATCAGTTTATGGGAACCCCAGCGGCGAGTGCAAATGCGGGTTTGGATAAGCGCTTGCAGGTGATTTTAGATCGTGGTTTTGCCATTGCGGCGTCTGATTACCCTATCCAAGGTTTTGCCTTACCGGAGGGAGTTGATGCGACCGAAGAATTGCGCCAAGCCTTTATCAAAAAGATGGGCCAGCCGGACTCGACCTTTATGATGGGGCACTCGATGGGCGGTGGAATTACGTTCGCGACTTTGGAGAATTTTGGCCAACATTATAATGGCGGATTACCCTTATGTCCACTTTCTTCACGCCCGTATTTACAGTGCAGAAAAGAGTACGATATGTACGCGACGATGAACGGTTTGTTTCCTGGAATTGTGCCTTCGTTGAAAGATATTTTTGACGTCAATAGCTCTGTCGGTTTCGTATCCTTTGCAACCGCAGGCAAACGAATGGGGGAGATCAAAAAGGCTTTGTTGCAGAAAGACTCCGTGTTAGCAGTAGCTTTTGCGAAGCGTTTTGACTTGAAATTCGATGACCTGCCTGGGGCCTTATTTTTTAACCAAAACGTGTTACGCGACATCGCCCTCAAGCTAAAAGGCAATCCTTTTGACAACACGGAAACGCTTTACACGGGCTTCCCAGATAACTTGAAAGTAAACGCAGTAGCGGAACGCTTACCTGCCACGAAGGATCAGGCAGAGCTCTTTGCGCGCTACGATCGCACGGGAAAAATTGATAAGCCTGTCCTATTAATGCACACGATTTACGATCAATTAATTCCGGTTTCCTATGCCGTGACGAACATTGAAAATATGATTCATGCGCAAGGACGCGATCAATATTTTGCCGTTAAATACACGAATGGTCAGGCCCATTGTCAGTTCACGGATGCACAGACGGCGAAGGCATTCGATGCGATGCGCGCTTTTGTGAAGACAGGAAAGAAGCCGGCGATCGAGTTTTTACCTTAG
- a CDS encoding pentapeptide repeat-containing protein produces MVICSMEKPYIVDQKFEKESTLAIGEYEHCVFKNCQFESEDFKNFQFVDCTFESCNLSLVKLSGAALQKVHFKDCKMQGLRFEACNPFLFEVSFNTCVLNLSSFYQIKGKKTKFAGCSLHEVDFTESDFSETIFDDCDLAGALFDQTNVSKADFRSAFNFVIHPSINQIKKAKFSNDGLAGLLQGFDISIS; encoded by the coding sequence ATGGTAATTTGCAGTATGGAGAAGCCCTATATCGTCGACCAAAAATTCGAGAAAGAAAGCACACTCGCCATCGGCGAATACGAACATTGCGTTTTCAAAAACTGCCAGTTTGAATCAGAAGATTTCAAAAATTTCCAATTCGTGGACTGCACCTTTGAATCTTGCAATCTCAGTTTAGTCAAACTCAGCGGAGCAGCGCTCCAAAAAGTACATTTCAAAGACTGCAAAATGCAGGGCCTTCGCTTCGAAGCCTGCAATCCTTTTTTATTCGAAGTAAGCTTCAATACCTGCGTTTTAAACCTGTCTTCCTTCTACCAAATCAAGGGAAAAAAGACGAAGTTCGCGGGCTGTTCCTTGCACGAAGTGGACTTCACAGAATCCGATTTCTCAGAAACCATTTTCGATGATTGCGATTTGGCTGGGGCGCTTTTTGACCAGACTAATGTGAGCAAAGCGGACTTCCGTAGCGCCTTTAATTTTGTGATTCATCCGAGCATTAATCAGATCAAGAAAGCGAAGTTTTCGAATGATGGATTGGCGGGATTATTGCAGGGCTTTGACATCTCTATATCCTAA
- a CDS encoding DUF1593 domain-containing protein, whose translation MKKILFLLLLSTTLFAKGRYPRTIVTTDGEIDDVDTFIRMLLYSNEYQLEGLVYSSSMWHYKGDGKGTKFTSEMEMTRQMYGAKTDLRWPGVQWIQDLLKAYGQVHPNLILHDKNYPSPAYLNSLVKVGNIDFEGEMEQVTEGSEWIKAKLLDNDPEPIYLQAWGGTNTIARALKSIEEAYSKAPDWAKIKEKISRKAILYTVMDQDTTLKNYIARNWPQIRVFYNAQQFASFAYPWKRVMPKATQPYFEGTYMGPKIIQNHGPLLKMYYAYGDGQKQPGDDEHIHGDPTKLKDAQWGSFQPFDFISEGDSPAFLHLVDVGLNNLNNPSYGGWGGRFALAEGNPYRFEDNEKAADFNPDTGKLDISYSQTRWLIAAQEDFAARADWCVKSFKDANHAPQVTVSEGMYVYAKPGASLDLHVITRDPDGHAIKLKVWPYSEAGSGKVDVQLENATVKVQIPATAKKGDTFHVVVEGTDTGSPALTRYRRVVTTIN comes from the coding sequence ATGAAAAAAATCTTATTCCTACTCCTGCTGAGCACCACGCTTTTCGCGAAAGGCCGCTATCCTCGTACGATCGTGACAACTGACGGCGAAATCGATGACGTAGACACCTTCATCCGGATGCTGTTGTATTCGAATGAATACCAGCTGGAGGGTTTGGTCTATTCGAGTTCGATGTGGCATTATAAGGGCGACGGGAAAGGGACCAAGTTCACCTCTGAAATGGAGATGACCCGCCAGATGTACGGTGCGAAAACAGACCTTCGCTGGCCGGGCGTTCAATGGATTCAAGATTTATTGAAAGCGTATGGACAAGTTCATCCGAACCTGATTTTACATGACAAAAACTACCCATCTCCTGCCTATTTAAACTCACTGGTCAAGGTGGGGAATATCGATTTCGAAGGAGAAATGGAGCAGGTAACCGAGGGTTCGGAATGGATCAAAGCAAAATTGTTAGACAACGATCCGGAGCCCATCTACTTGCAAGCCTGGGGTGGAACCAATACGATTGCCCGCGCTTTGAAATCGATAGAAGAAGCTTATTCGAAGGCGCCAGATTGGGCAAAAATCAAAGAAAAAATCTCTCGAAAAGCCATCCTCTACACGGTGATGGACCAAGATACTACCTTGAAGAATTACATCGCTAGAAATTGGCCGCAGATTCGCGTGTTTTACAATGCGCAGCAGTTTGCCAGTTTCGCTTATCCATGGAAGCGCGTGATGCCTAAGGCGACGCAACCCTATTTTGAGGGAACCTATATGGGGCCTAAAATCATCCAGAATCACGGGCCTTTATTGAAGATGTATTATGCCTATGGAGATGGCCAAAAACAACCCGGCGACGACGAGCACATACACGGTGATCCGACCAAATTGAAAGATGCGCAATGGGGATCTTTCCAACCTTTTGACTTTATTTCCGAAGGAGATTCACCCGCTTTCTTGCACCTAGTGGATGTGGGATTGAATAACTTGAACAACCCATCCTATGGTGGTTGGGGTGGTCGATTCGCTCTAGCGGAGGGAAATCCGTATCGTTTCGAAGACAACGAAAAGGCGGCGGATTTCAATCCGGATACCGGTAAATTAGATATTTCTTATTCCCAAACCCGCTGGTTAATCGCCGCGCAAGAAGACTTCGCAGCCCGCGCAGATTGGTGTGTGAAATCGTTCAAAGATGCGAACCATGCACCGCAAGTAACGGTCAGTGAAGGCATGTATGTGTACGCAAAACCAGGCGCAAGTCTTGACCTTCATGTGATCACTAGAGACCCCGATGGGCACGCCATTAAGCTGAAGGTTTGGCCCTATTCGGAGGCTGGATCTGGTAAAGTAGACGTGCAACTAGAAAACGCAACGGTAAAAGTGCAAATACCAGCGACCGCAAAAAAAGGTGACACTTTTCACGTCGTGGTCGAAGGAACAGATACGGGTTCGCCGGCTTTGACGAGGTACAGGAGAGTGGTGACTACTATAAACTAA
- a CDS encoding GNAT family N-acetyltransferase codes for MITLQLVKAKVEMKGVLALQQANLRKNITQEEAETEGFLMAEYDLDFLELLNQKSPGIIAKDREKVVGYSLVALPETARQHPLLADLVQNIERCIFEGKPVENYAIVAQLCVSKEYRGQDLVQKLYGSFRDHYANRYTYCVTDVAQANHRSLKAHQKRGFQVIDTLDYGGIGWNIVLWDWNKKTF; via the coding sequence ATGATCACACTTCAATTAGTCAAAGCCAAGGTGGAGATGAAGGGCGTTTTAGCCTTACAGCAAGCTAATTTGCGTAAAAACATTACGCAGGAAGAAGCGGAGACGGAGGGTTTTTTGATGGCGGAATATGACCTTGATTTTCTGGAATTGCTGAACCAAAAAAGCCCAGGTATCATTGCGAAAGATAGAGAAAAAGTGGTGGGATACAGTTTAGTCGCGTTGCCAGAAACGGCACGCCAGCATCCTTTATTAGCAGATCTGGTGCAGAATATTGAACGCTGCATTTTCGAAGGTAAGCCGGTTGAAAATTATGCGATTGTGGCTCAGCTTTGTGTTTCGAAAGAGTATAGGGGACAGGATTTGGTCCAAAAACTCTACGGAAGTTTCCGAGATCATTATGCTAATCGTTACACGTATTGTGTAACAGACGTCGCCCAGGCAAATCACCGTTCGCTAAAAGCGCATCAAAAACGTGGATTCCAAGTAATTGATACCTTAGATTATGGTGGAATTGGCTGGAATATTGTGTTGTGGGATTGGAATAAAAAAACTTTTTAA
- a CDS encoding DUF2490 domain-containing protein has product MKYVFFFLFPVFAAQSQGLIEHQSQVWYGYYLTHSLNAKWYVQGEAHTRHFVDPLVHHQNAFRAHVHHTIGDNWDLSAGAALFLNTPNDPRTANRLAIPEYRPHLDIVYKHRWSKVRLDHRFRSEMRFNRVTNATRTELTDDINFSNYRLRYRIQALFPFIKRIQGKVNTEILLNAAQENPANELDQHRMFAGVSIPLRDNLTVDVGYLHAFQQRPNLNYYDRSILSIMVYHRIP; this is encoded by the coding sequence ATGAAGTATGTATTTTTCTTTTTGTTCCCGGTCTTCGCAGCGCAAAGCCAAGGTCTAATAGAGCATCAATCCCAAGTTTGGTACGGATATTACCTCACTCATTCTTTAAATGCGAAATGGTATGTTCAAGGCGAGGCACATACCCGTCATTTTGTAGACCCATTAGTGCACCACCAAAATGCTTTTAGAGCGCATGTGCATCATACGATAGGGGATAATTGGGATCTTTCTGCTGGAGCAGCCCTTTTCCTAAACACGCCTAATGATCCGCGAACGGCGAATAGACTAGCCATTCCGGAATACCGCCCTCATCTAGATATCGTATACAAACATCGCTGGTCCAAAGTTCGGCTGGATCATCGTTTCAGATCAGAGATGCGCTTTAACCGGGTAACGAATGCGACTCGTACAGAACTGACGGATGACATTAACTTCAGCAATTACCGTCTTCGTTACCGAATTCAAGCCTTATTTCCCTTCATCAAGCGAATACAGGGAAAAGTGAATACAGAAATTTTATTGAATGCGGCGCAGGAAAATCCTGCGAATGAGTTAGACCAACACCGGATGTTTGCCGGAGTCAGTATTCCTTTACGAGATAATTTAACAGTTGATGTGGGTTATTTGCACGCCTTTCAGCAACGCCCTAATTTGAATTATTACGACCGCAGTATTTTGAGCATTATGGTATATCACCGTATCCCTTAA
- a CDS encoding YeiH family protein, with product MKKSLLTEDWTVVLLGFIIIGVALLGVKIPSPSFGWETTSDLTEKVITAGNLVKLGQLFIFAYIIAILAASVLGKSVAGTAKGFPIVFVLTSLALVLAGNSFLKNWNLEAVIFSLTIGLVLSNFFTLPAWLTESLSTELFVKIGLILLGTSVIFGDILKAGSLGLIQALVVVISVWYFAFWVSKKMGIDEEFAIMISSAVSICGVSAAIATSGAIKGDSKKLSYVISIVLITAIPMIIFLPFIAQALGLSQAVTGAWLGGTIDTTGAVIASGTMVGEEALKISTIVKFSQNVLLGFAAFAISIYWTVTNNQSSAVQEAKPTGAIIWERFPKFVLGFIAASLLFSFVISSETIDSVKGGFKALQGLWFALAFTSIGLETKFSDLFSKEGKKPLYAFLIAQLFNVFVTLAVAYVLFS from the coding sequence ATGAAGAAGAGCCTTTTAACTGAAGATTGGACAGTCGTCCTTCTTGGATTTATCATCATCGGTGTCGCCCTTTTAGGGGTGAAAATTCCATCTCCCTCTTTCGGATGGGAGACCACGAGTGATTTAACCGAAAAGGTAATCACGGCCGGCAACCTAGTAAAGCTGGGTCAGCTATTCATTTTCGCGTACATCATCGCGATTCTCGCGGCAAGTGTTTTAGGCAAAAGTGTAGCAGGTACGGCCAAAGGTTTTCCCATTGTTTTCGTGCTTACCTCACTTGCACTAGTGTTAGCAGGGAACTCATTCTTGAAAAATTGGAACTTGGAAGCGGTGATTTTCAGCTTAACGATCGGGTTGGTTTTGAGTAATTTCTTCACGCTTCCGGCGTGGTTAACGGAATCCCTTTCGACGGAATTGTTCGTGAAAATCGGTTTGATCCTATTAGGAACGAGCGTAATTTTTGGAGACATTTTGAAGGCCGGTTCACTCGGTTTGATTCAAGCATTAGTGGTGGTGATTTCGGTTTGGTATTTTGCGTTTTGGGTTTCCAAAAAAATGGGCATCGACGAAGAATTCGCCATCATGATCTCTAGTGCGGTTTCTATTTGTGGTGTTTCAGCTGCGATTGCAACGTCTGGAGCCATTAAAGGGGATTCCAAAAAACTATCCTATGTCATCTCCATCGTCTTGATTACAGCGATTCCGATGATTATCTTTTTGCCGTTTATTGCGCAAGCTTTGGGTCTTTCGCAAGCGGTAACCGGCGCTTGGTTAGGCGGAACGATTGATACGACGGGTGCGGTGATTGCTTCGGGAACGATGGTAGGCGAGGAGGCCTTAAAGATTTCGACGATTGTTAAATTCTCCCAAAACGTACTTTTGGGCTTTGCGGCATTTGCGATTTCAATTTATTGGACGGTGACAAATAATCAGTCTTCGGCAGTACAAGAAGCGAAGCCAACGGGAGCGATTATTTGGGAACGTTTCCCTAAGTTCGTTTTGGGATTCATCGCTGCTTCTCTATTGTTCTCGTTCGTGATTTCATCCGAAACGATCGATTCAGTGAAGGGAGGTTTCAAGGCTTTGCAAGGACTTTGGTTTGCCCTAGCTTTCACTAGCATCGGTTTAGAAACCAAGTTTTCAGACCTATTCTCGAAGGAAGGAAAGAAGCCTTTATACGCTTTCTTAATCGCGCAGTTATTTAATGTGTTTGTGACATTGGCGGTGGCTTATGTGCTGTTTAGTTAG
- a CDS encoding 3-keto-disaccharide hydrolase has protein sequence MKKLFFALFAFATSAYAQEHHPLEGAWDLNVSMENRNGGVSTAPSWLEVRHSGHKTLFGHFVGDGGSSRPIAEVFFKDGHVSFKIPPQWEKEEAYMSFEGDLKEGKLSGTIVKPNGKAMAFTGVRAPSLWRTAEPVWQKPITLFNGKDLTGWKALGPKNQWIAENGVLKSPASGANLCTEQKFNDFKLHIEFRLPPGSNSGVYLRGRYEVQVEDSFGKEPYSIYLGGIYGFIDPLFQAAKPSGEWQTYDITLVGRKVSVTLNGQKVIVEQNIPGITGGAMDSDEAAPGPIMMQGDHGPVEYRNIVLTPAK, from the coding sequence ATGAAAAAATTATTCTTTGCTTTATTCGCTTTCGCGACGAGTGCTTATGCACAAGAACACCACCCTTTAGAAGGAGCTTGGGACTTAAACGTATCCATGGAAAACCGCAATGGCGGAGTATCGACGGCCCCGTCTTGGTTAGAGGTTCGCCACTCAGGACACAAGACCTTGTTTGGCCATTTTGTGGGAGATGGTGGTTCTTCGCGACCTATTGCTGAGGTGTTTTTTAAGGATGGCCACGTGTCGTTTAAGATTCCGCCACAGTGGGAGAAAGAAGAAGCTTACATGTCATTCGAAGGGGATTTAAAAGAAGGAAAATTGTCGGGAACGATCGTAAAACCAAACGGCAAAGCGATGGCCTTTACGGGCGTTCGTGCTCCCTCTTTGTGGAGAACTGCGGAACCGGTTTGGCAAAAACCGATCACCCTATTTAATGGAAAAGATTTAACAGGCTGGAAAGCCTTAGGTCCTAAAAACCAATGGATCGCAGAGAACGGCGTGCTGAAAAGTCCTGCTTCTGGTGCAAATTTATGCACCGAACAAAAGTTCAACGATTTCAAATTACACATCGAATTCCGTCTTCCTCCAGGAAGTAATAGTGGCGTGTACTTGCGCGGCCGTTACGAGGTGCAGGTGGAAGACAGTTTTGGGAAAGAGCCTTACAGCATCTATTTAGGCGGTATTTACGGCTTTATCGATCCGCTTTTCCAAGCCGCAAAACCATCCGGTGAATGGCAAACCTATGACATCACTTTAGTGGGACGCAAGGTCTCCGTGACCTTAAATGGCCAAAAAGTCATCGTCGAACAAAACATCCCCGGCATCACCGGCGGCGCGATGGACAGCGACGAAGCAGCGCCGGGTCCTATCATGATGCAAGGCGACCACGGTCCAGTGGAATACAGAAACATTGTGTTGACTCCAGCAAAATAA
- a CDS encoding MFS transporter translates to MKGNYRWVVVALLFFATTINYLDRQVIGLLKPTLEKELNWSETDYSFIVMCFTASYAIGLLAFGKVIDKIGSKMGYAISIVIWSFAAMAHALAKTSFGFGAARAALGAGEAGNFPAAIKTVAEWFPKRERALATGIFNSGANIGAMVAPIMVPWILGAYGWQEAFIITGAIGFIWLALWWWFYEVPAKHTSVTSEELAHIQSEEETSEVAPIAWSKLFGYRQTWVFIVGKFFTDPIWWFFLFWLPSYFSTTFALDLKKPSLHLAILFTCTSIGSIGGGYISGYFIKKGWPVYKARKYSMFFFALCAVPIIGARWATDIWQAVFLISIAASAHQAWSANIFTTVSDMFPKHAVSSVVGIGGLAGSLGGVIFPYIIGVILDSYKADQALSAGYNVIFVACGCAYLFAWLLIHFISPQMKAVQS, encoded by the coding sequence ATGAAAGGAAATTACCGCTGGGTGGTGGTCGCCCTCTTGTTTTTTGCAACGACGATTAACTATTTGGATCGCCAGGTGATCGGCTTGTTGAAGCCCACGCTGGAGAAGGAATTGAACTGGTCGGAGACGGATTACAGTTTCATCGTGATGTGTTTCACGGCGTCGTATGCGATCGGATTGTTGGCTTTTGGGAAGGTGATCGATAAGATTGGTTCCAAAATGGGTTACGCCATCTCCATCGTCATCTGGTCGTTCGCGGCGATGGCGCATGCTTTGGCGAAAACGTCGTTTGGGTTCGGCGCGGCACGCGCCGCTTTAGGAGCCGGTGAGGCGGGAAATTTTCCGGCGGCGATTAAGACAGTCGCGGAGTGGTTCCCAAAACGCGAACGCGCATTAGCGACCGGCATTTTTAATTCCGGAGCAAACATCGGTGCGATGGTCGCGCCCATTATGGTGCCCTGGATTTTAGGAGCCTATGGCTGGCAAGAAGCCTTCATTATTACGGGTGCCATTGGATTTATTTGGTTGGCTTTGTGGTGGTGGTTTTATGAAGTACCCGCGAAGCACACTTCGGTTACTTCAGAAGAATTAGCACATATACAGTCTGAGGAAGAAACATCAGAAGTCGCACCCATCGCCTGGTCTAAATTATTTGGATATCGCCAAACTTGGGTCTTCATCGTAGGCAAGTTCTTCACCGATCCTATCTGGTGGTTTTTCTTGTTTTGGTTGCCGTCTTATTTCTCGACGACCTTCGCGCTTGACTTGAAAAAGCCGAGTTTGCATTTAGCGATTTTGTTTACCTGTACCTCGATTGGAAGTATTGGTGGAGGTTATATTTCAGGATATTTCATTAAGAAAGGCTGGCCGGTTTACAAGGCACGGAAGTATTCGATGTTCTTCTTTGCATTATGTGCGGTACCGATTATTGGGGCGCGCTGGGCGACGGATATTTGGCAGGCAGTATTCTTAATTTCCATCGCGGCATCCGCGCACCAGGCTTGGTCTGCGAATATTTTTACGACCGTTTCGGATATGTTTCCGAAACATGCGGTAAGCTCTGTCGTGGGAATCGGTGGTTTGGCAGGTTCGCTAGGAGGCGTGATTTTCCCCTACATTATTGGGGTTATTTTAGATTCCTACAAGGCAGACCAGGCTTTGTCAGCCGGATATAATGTTATATTTGTGGCTTGTGGCTGCGCTTATTTATTTGCGTGGTTACTCATACATTTTATTTCGCCTCAGATGAAGGCGGTTCAATCGTAA